The window CGCACCGGTTGCTCGGGGAGGTGTGACGCGGATGGCTGCCAGCGCCGAACATCTCAAAGCCCTCGTGCGAGCACACGCCGAGGCCGACGACGACCGTTTCTACAGCATCGCACTGCAGGTGGCGGCCAAGTCCGCCCGCCAGGGACACGGCAAGTTCGCAGTAGAGCTGCGAGAACTCGTCGAATCGATGCGGCAGCAGGGCGGGAAGGCCCTCAACCCCGTCGGGCCGACGCCTGTGGTCCAGCCCCGCGGGGAACTGTCCAGCCTGCTGACCGCCTGGTATCCCGATATCCGGCTCGACGACATGACGCTCTCTGCCGATCTACGGGCCACCATGGACCGCGTACTTCACGAGCAGCGGCAGCGTGCTCGACTAGAGCGCTTCGGGTTCACCCCCGTCCATCGGATCCTGCACTCAGGTCCGCCGGGAACCGGCAAGAGCATGACGGCGGCCGCACTGGCCGGCGAGCTGTCCCTGCCGCTGTTCACCATCCGCCTGGACGCGCTGATCAGCCGTTTCATGGGCGAGACGGCGTCGAAGCTGCGGTTGGTGTTCGATGCCGTGGCACAGACACGAGCCGTATACCTGTTCGATGAGTTCGATGCGCTGGGAGCACAGCGAGCCGCTGGCAACGACGTGGGCGAGGCACGCCGCATCCTCAACTCATTCCTGCTGTTCCTGGACGAGGCCCCCTCGGAGAGCCTCGTCGTAGCGGCCACCAACCATCACGAGATCCTGGACCGGGCATTGTTCAGGCGCTTCGATCTGGTAATCGCGTATGAGACACCCACGCCGGAGCAGGCGGTGGAGGTGATGCGCAGGAGACTCGCGGGAATGGACACCAGCGCAGTACGGTGGCCCTCTGTAACCAAGAGCGTGGCCGGGCTGAGCCATGCGGAACTCGTGAAGGCTGCCGAGTCCGCTGCCAAGCAGGCCATCCTGGGGGGTGCTGACGTGATCGACGATCGCCTGTTGCTGGATGCTCTGAGTGAGCGGCACGCGCTCCACCATGCCTGAGCCGCACACATCCCCCAGCACCCCACACCTCCTCGTTCCGTGGCCCGGCCGCACCCTCCGACCGAAGCAGCCCCGCCCTGCGGGCGGCGGACCTCTCGCGGACCGGTCCGCAGATCGGCAGGGGCATGTGTCCCGCCTGGTTGGCGGCCTGGAGCAGGCTCGCGACGAGGCGGTGGAGGTCCTCGGTGAAGTCCCGGAGCCCTACCGGGCGGACGGATTCGCGGTCCGCGTCGAGGCCGCGGTCGGCCATGCGCTCACCCTGGAGGCCCTGGACAGGTCCGGTCTGACGCTCATGAGCGTGCATGCGCCTGTCGATCAGAGCCCCGAGGATGCGTTGGTGTGGGTGCCCTACGAGCAGGTCTCTGATTTCTCCCGGCGGCTACGAGAGTTCACCCAGAACACCACCAGCGGTGCGCCCAAGCAGGCGGCTCTTGTCGCCAACATGGAGACGGTCCAGCGAGCGCTCTTCGAACACCTTTGGCAGGAGAGCGATCCTCTGCCGCCGATGGACGAACGCCGTTGGTGGGAGCTGTGGTTCGATCCGCAGATCGTCGAGTCCGATCCTGTGGCGTCCCTGCGTGAGCTCGCCGCGGAGAAGCAGTGGGCGGTCGCTGAGGTAGCGCTGGCTGTCGGCGAGCGTCTCATCGCTCACGTCCAGGCCTCCGGTGAGGAACTGCAGGTCATTCTGGGGACCAACGCGTGCCCGGTGGAGATCCGCCGACCCGTCTTCGCCCAGGAGCTGCACTCGGTGGACCGCTCCTTCCAGCACAGTCTGGTAGACGACCTCGCCGGGCGCCTCGAGGCCGCCCCGCCTGACGCACCTGTGGTCTGTGTGCTGGATACAGGAGTGAGCCAGGAGCATCCGCTCCTGAAGGCTTCGTTGCATGGGCGAGCGCACAGCGCTCTGCCCCTCCATACCGCGGCTGACCGGCACGGGCATGGCACCGAGATGGCGGGGATCGCGCTCTACGGAGATCTCGCCGTGCCGCTGGAAAGCCAGGGGCCCGTGGTCCTGACGCATGGGCTGGAGTCCGTGAAGCTGCTGGACGGTGTGACTGAGGACGCAGCGCACCCGCGCACGCACGCGGAAAGGACCGCGAATGCCGTGTCGACGGCCGAGGTCGCAGCGCTGAGCGCGGGCCCGCCGCGCGCCCGGGTGTTCTCCATGGCGGTCACCTACCAGTCCGGAGACGGAAGGAACGGCACCGACGGCACGCCGACCCTGTGGTCCGCGACTCTCGACGCACTCGCCGCCGGAACGGATGTGGTGGCGCACGACGACCGCATCGAGCTGATCGGCGCGCCCGATCCGGACGCCTCACGGCTGATCGTCGTCAGTGCGGGCAACATCTGGAGACCCGAGCCTCAGCAGATCCGCACCCCCCAGGGACAGTTGGACCATCTGCAGCTGTGTGACCTGTCGCGGATCGAAGAGCCCGCGCACGCGCACAACGTACTGACGGTCGGAGCGTTCACCGAACTCACCAGCGTGCCCGAGGCGCCTTCATTCGCGGGGTTCCGACCGCTCGCCGCCTCCGGTCAGCTGTCTCCGTTCAGCCGGACATCCGTCGCGCTGACGGGAAAGCCCGTGGTCAAGCCCGACATCCTCATGGAGGGCGGGAATCTGCTGGTCGACCCCGGGGAGACCTTGCTGACTCCGCACGATGTGGTCAGCGTGACCACCACCGGCAAGGACTTCTTCCGACAGGTCTCATCCGCGAACGCAACCAGTTCCGCCACCGCTCAAGCCGCCCGCCTCGCCGCTCTCGTCCACGCCGCGTACCCCGGTCTGACTCCTGAAGCTGTCCGTGGGCTGTTGGTGCACGAGGCACGCTGGACACCCGAGATGACGGGCCCGGACGGTCTGCACACGAGTACCGGTCGACCACGACTGATGAAGAAGGAGGTGATGAAGCAGGTCATTCGCCGCTACGGCTGGGGCGTGCCGCGCGCCGAGCGGGTGCTCTCCAGCGCTGCCAACGCCGTCACTCTGATCGTGCAGAGCGAATTGGTTCCGTTCCGGAAGCATCCCGGTGGCGGCGTGCGCCTGGCGGAGCTTCATCTGCATGAACTCCCTTGGCCATTGGAGCAGTTGCGGGAGCTCGGCGCCGCGACCGTCCAGCTCCGTGTGACGCTGTCGTACTTCGTCGAACCGAACCCAGGGCGCCGCGGCATGCAGGGCAAGTACAGCTACGCCTCGCACCGCTTGCGTTTTGCAATCAGGGCACCGGGCGAGTCGGTGGACGGTTTCGAGCGGCGCATCACCGCGCAGGCCGAGGCAGAATCCGACACCCCCGCCCATGCCAAGGCCTTCGAGGGAGACAAGAACTGGCTGGTCGGTCCGCAGGGCCGCAATCAGGGCTCACTCCACTCCGACCTCTGGGTGGGCTCGGCGGCAGACCTCGCCGACTGCGGCGTCCTTGCCGTCCACCCTTCCGGTGGCTGGTGGAAGAGCAACAACCGCACCGACCGAGTAGGCCGCCCCGTGCGGTACGCGCTGCTGGTCTCCCTGGAGACCGAGGAAGTCGAGACCGACCTGTACACCCCGATCGCGAACAAGCTCGATGTTCCGATCGTTGGCATGCCGGCAGTCCGTAGCGAGATCGACACGGGGCTGCCGGTGCAGACAGAAATCGACTGGTAGCCGCTCCACGCCGACGACGCCAGCCCGTTTCCTCCGAAGCGTCAACGCCCCGCCGGTCGCCACTCCTTCAACACGCGCATAGCGGATGCTCCGGCGACACATACCCAGACTGCGCCCACTTCAGGACAATAACCCAAAGTTATGCTTTGGCCAGTTCAGGGCGTTATTCAACCAGCATCAACACTCCCGCCAGCGGTCCCCGCCACCCCGCTTGCCGTGAGGTTCCTGGCCACACGCGATGACTGACCGATTCCGCCTGCTTGAGATTTACGCGTTCACGTATGTGGCAAATACTTTCGATTGCCGACCTCCACGCCGACATCCACCCTGATGTGGCAAATATGCCGCCGACCCCTGCACACCTCGCGGAGCAGGGGAAACGACGATAGGGGGACGCGTTGAACATCATGGATGTCGCGGGTGTGGGGGCCGGCGCCCTGGTCACCGAGATGGTCAAGAGCACGTGGGAGTCCGTGCGGGATGCGGTGGCCAGCCTCTTCCGGCGGGGCGGGGAGGAGACCGCCGAGCAGGAGCTGCGTCTGATCGACACGGCGCGGCAGCGACTCGTCGACAGCCCGGACAGCGAGCGCGGGTCGGTGGAGGGCCAGCTGCGCAACGAACTGACGATCCAGTTGGCGGCGTTCCTGCAGAAGAACCCGGACGCCGCGCAGCAGGTG of the Streptomyces sp. T12 genome contains:
- a CDS encoding AAA family ATPase, which codes for MAASAEHLKALVRAHAEADDDRFYSIALQVAAKSARQGHGKFAVELRELVESMRQQGGKALNPVGPTPVVQPRGELSSLLTAWYPDIRLDDMTLSADLRATMDRVLHEQRQRARLERFGFTPVHRILHSGPPGTGKSMTAAALAGELSLPLFTIRLDALISRFMGETASKLRLVFDAVAQTRAVYLFDEFDALGAQRAAGNDVGEARRILNSFLLFLDEAPSESLVVAATNHHEILDRALFRRFDLVIAYETPTPEQAVEVMRRRLAGMDTSAVRWPSVTKSVAGLSHAELVKAAESAAKQAILGGADVIDDRLLLDALSERHALHHA
- a CDS encoding S8 family peptidase; amino-acid sequence: MSVHAPVDQSPEDALVWVPYEQVSDFSRRLREFTQNTTSGAPKQAALVANMETVQRALFEHLWQESDPLPPMDERRWWELWFDPQIVESDPVASLRELAAEKQWAVAEVALAVGERLIAHVQASGEELQVILGTNACPVEIRRPVFAQELHSVDRSFQHSLVDDLAGRLEAAPPDAPVVCVLDTGVSQEHPLLKASLHGRAHSALPLHTAADRHGHGTEMAGIALYGDLAVPLESQGPVVLTHGLESVKLLDGVTEDAAHPRTHAERTANAVSTAEVAALSAGPPRARVFSMAVTYQSGDGRNGTDGTPTLWSATLDALAAGTDVVAHDDRIELIGAPDPDASRLIVVSAGNIWRPEPQQIRTPQGQLDHLQLCDLSRIEEPAHAHNVLTVGAFTELTSVPEAPSFAGFRPLAASGQLSPFSRTSVALTGKPVVKPDILMEGGNLLVDPGETLLTPHDVVSVTTTGKDFFRQVSSANATSSATAQAARLAALVHAAYPGLTPEAVRGLLVHEARWTPEMTGPDGLHTSTGRPRLMKKEVMKQVIRRYGWGVPRAERVLSSAANAVTLIVQSELVPFRKHPGGGVRLAELHLHELPWPLEQLRELGAATVQLRVTLSYFVEPNPGRRGMQGKYSYASHRLRFAIRAPGESVDGFERRITAQAEAESDTPAHAKAFEGDKNWLVGPQGRNQGSLHSDLWVGSAADLADCGVLAVHPSGGWWKSNNRTDRVGRPVRYALLVSLETEEVETDLYTPIANKLDVPIVGMPAVRSEIDTGLPVQTEIDW